A DNA window from Camelina sativa cultivar DH55 chromosome 17, Cs, whole genome shotgun sequence contains the following coding sequences:
- the LOC104757140 gene encoding zinc finger protein CONSTANS-LIKE 15-like, which yields MGRSERAPCDFCGERAAVLFCRADTAKLCLPCDQHVHTANLLSRKHVRSQICDNCGNEPVSVRCFTDNFVLCQECDWDVHGSCSVSDAHVRSAVEGFSGCPSALELGALWGIDLEGGRKEKEEEESQVPMMENFGMQLDSWVLGSDVVLEELIVPSDTTFKKRGSSSSCGRYKQVLCKQLEELLKNDIVVVGGGDDGDDDDDRVGDCDGDGEGIMVPEMPERFEWGRDVEEIYGRELPQKTSFTPLQWKDTNPSGGQSSQIWDFNLGQSRGPEDTSRMEAAYVAKGAASFTINNFVDNMNETCSTNVKGVKRICKDDYKRSTSGQVQPTTSESNHHSITFGSEKASKSSSNDLHFTKHIAGTSCKTTRLLATKADLERLAQNRGNAMQRYKKKRNKRRYDKTIRYESRKARADTRLRVRGRFVKASEAPYPI from the exons ATGGGTAGGTCAGAGAGAGCACCGTGCGATTTCTGCGGCGAGCGTGCGgcggttttgttttgtagagcAGATACGGCGAAGCTTTGTTTGCCGTGTGATCAGCACGTGCACACGGCGAATCTCTTGTCGAGGAAACACGTTCGATCTCAGATATGTGATAACTGCGGTAACGAGCCCGTCTCTGTACGGTGCTTCAccgataattttgttttgtgtcaGGAGTGTGATTGGGATGTTCACGGGAGCTGCTCTGTCTCCGATGCTCATGTTCGATCCGCCGTTGAAGGTTTCTCCGGATGTCCGTCGGCGCTGGAGCTTGGTGCTTTATGGGGGATTGATTTGGAAGGAGgtaggaaagaaaaagaagaagaagagagtcaagTTCCGATGATGGAGAATTTTGGGATGCAGTTGGATTCGTGGGTTTTGGGATCTGATGTTGTTCTGGAGGAATTGATTGTTCCTAGTGATACTACGTTTAAGAAACGTGGATCTTCTTCTAGTTGTGGGAGGTATAAGCAGGTGTTGTGTAAACAGCTTGAGGAGTTACTTAAGAatgatattgttgttgttggtggtggtgatgatggtgatgatgatgatgaccgtGTGGGTGATTGTGATGGGGATGGAGAAGGGATTATGGTTCCGGAGATGCCTGAGAGGTTTGAATGGGGAAGAGATGTAGAGGAGATCTATGGCAGAGAGCTGCCTCAAAAGACGTCGTTTACACCTTTGCAGTGGAAGGATACTAATCCTAGTGGTGGCCAGAGTTCTCAG ATATGGGATTTTAACTTGGGACAGTCAAGGGGACCCGAGGACACTAGCCGAATGGAAGCTGCATATGTAGCAAAAGGTGCTGCTTCATTCACAATCAACAACTTTGTTGACAATATGAATGAAACTTGTTCCACTAACGTGAAAGGTGTAAAACGGATTTGTAAG GATGACTACAAGCGATCAACATCAGGCCAGGTACAACCAACAACATCTGAGAGCAACCATCATTCAATTACCTTTGGCTCAGAGAAAGCTTCCAAGTCCTCCTCCAATGACTTGCATTTCACGAAGCATATTGCTGGAACTAGTTGTAAGACCACAAGACTACTGGCAACCAAGGCTGATCTGGAGCGTCTGGCTCAGAACAGAGGCAATGCAATGCAGCGTTACAAGAAAAAGAGGAACAAACGGAG ATATGATAAGACTATAAGGTATGAATCGAGGAAGGCAAGAGCAGACACTAGGTTGCGTGTCAGAGGCAGATTTGTGAAAGCTAGTGAGGCTCCTTATCCTATATAG
- the LOC104757142 gene encoding U4/U6 small nuclear ribonucleoprotein Prp3 — protein MDKERYSRSHRDDRDRDRDSSPEHSPQREGGRRRDRDGDSKRRDSDHYRSSRREDREDERDRGKERGRRSVERGEREGSRDRERHHHERSHEGTKEKEPRSKRKDRDEENGARDGKKKSRFSDGNGERKSRFEDVAMESENKSAHVTEGSGAMNPTSGVSIGASSITSVASEASLAPSQTLLTKVSSIYTTDENKASIVGSHEVPGKSSTDGRPLSTAGKSTPNLSSDALAKAKKALQFKHKGLADKLKKLPLLNKGTKSTSEGTPNTRVQSSTTTPAVSTGTSFASAVPHSGLAGLGSINIEAVKRAQELAANMGFLPDRNYGPVLNLFSGQASSDTAVAERPAKPPVLRVDALGREIDEHGNVISVTKPSNLSTLKVNINKQKKDAFQILKPQLEEDLKEDPHFDPRMGIDVKKIVRPKRMTFQFVEEGKWTRDAESLKLKSQFGEAKERELKVKQAHLAKAKDDINPNLIEVSERVPRKEKPKESIPDVEWWDANVLVNGEYSDIADGIITESYLKIEKLTHYIEHPRPIEPPAEAAHPPPQPLKLTKKEQKKLRTQRRLAKEKDKQEMIRQGLLEPPKAKVKMSNLMKVLGSEATQDPTKLEKEIRTAAAEREQAHTDRNAARKLTPAEKREKKERKLFDDPTTVETLVSVYKIKKLSHPKTRFKVEMNARDNRLTGCSVMTEGMSVVVVEGKSKAINRYGKLMLRRINWEEAEKKEEKDDEEEEANGENKCWLVWQGSVAKPSFHRFHVQECLTESSAKKIFIDAGVVHYWDLAVNYSDD, from the exons ATGGATAAGGAGAGATATTCCAGGAGCCACCGTGACGATCGTGATCGTGATCGTGATTCAAGTCCCGAACATTCTCCGCAACGTGAAGGCGGACGCCGACGAGATCGCGATGGTGATTCGAAGCGGCGTGATTCAGACCACTACCGCTCATCGAGGCGCGAGGATAGGGAGGATGAGAGAGATAGGGGTAAGGAGAGAGGTCGGAGATCTGTAGAGCGAGGCGAGAGGGAAGGGAGTAGAGATAGGGAAAGGCATCATCATGAGAGGTCTCACGAAGGAACTAAAGAGAAGGAACCGAGGAGCAAGAGGAAAGATAGAGACGAGGAGAATGGGGCTAGGGATGGGAAGAAGAAATCTAGGTTTTCTGATGGGAATGGTGAGAGGAAGAGCAGGTTTGAGGATGTGGCTATGGAATCTGAGAACAAGAGTGCTCACGTCACTGAGGGTTCTGGGGCTATGAATCCTACTAGCGGCGTTTCGATT GGCGCCTCTTCAATTACTTCTGTTGCATCGGAAGCTTCTTTGGCTCCTAGTCAAACCCTGCTCACTAAGGTATCTTCGATATATACAACGGATGAAAATAAGGCTAGTATTGTCGGATCTCATGAGGTTCCTGGAAAATCTAGTACAGATGGAAGACCATTGTCAACAGCTGGGAAAAGTACTCCAAACTTGTCTTCTGATGCGTTAGCCAAAGCTAAGAAAGCTCTACAGTTCAAGCACAAAGGATTGGCGGATAAATTGAAGAAACTTCCTTTG TTGAACAAGGGTACTAAGTCAACTTCAGAAGGTACCCCAAATACCAGAGTACAATCATCGACTACCACTCCTGCTGTCTCTACAGGAACCTCTTTTGCATCAGCAGTGCCACATTCTGGCCTTGCTGGTCTTGGGAGTATTAACATTGAAGCTGTTAAGCGAGCTCAGGAGCTGGCAGCTAACATGGGATTTCTTCCGGATCGAAACTATGGTCCCGTTCTCAACCTATTTTCGGGACAAGCATCCTCAGATACGGCTGTTGCAGAGAGACCCGCCAAGCCCCCTGTTCTGCGTGTGGATGCACTAGGAAGGGAGATTGATGAACATGGAAATGTTATTAGTGTGACTAAACCAAGCAATCTTAGTACATTGAAG GTTAACATTAACAAACAGAAGAAAGACGCCTTTCAGATTCTTAAACCTCAACTGGAAGAAGATCTAAAAGAAGACCCCCATTTTGACCCACGGATGGgtattgatgtaaaaaagaTTGTGAGACCTAAACGTATGACTTTCCAGTTTGTTGAGGAAGGTAAATGGACAAGAGATGCTGAGAGTTTGAAGTTAAAG AGTCAATTTGGTGAAGCAAAAGAAAGGGAGCTGAAGGTGAAGCAAGCCCATCTGGCAAAGGCAAAGGATGatataaatccaaatttgataGAGGTATCAGAACGTGTCCCGAGAAAAGAGAAGCCGAAGGAGTCAATTCCAGATGTTGAGTGGTG GGATGCAAATGTCCTCGTCAATGGCGAATACAGTGACATAGCCGATGGCATTATTACCGAAAGCTATCTTAAGATAGAGAAACTTACTCATTACATTGAGCATCCTCGTCCCATAGAGCCACCTGCAGAGGCAGCGCATCCACCACCCCAACCTCTCAAACTGACAAAGAAGGAACAGAAGAAACTGCGGACACAGAGGCGTCTagcaaaagaaaaggataaaCAGGAGATGATCCGACAAGGGTTGCTTGAACCACCAAAAGCAAAGGTGAAGATGAGCAACTTGATGAAGGTTCTTGGGTCTGAAGCGACCCAAGACCCAACCAAGCTTGAAAAAGAGATCCGCACAGCAGCTGCAGAGCGTGAGCAGGCTCATACGGACAGGAACGCAGCCCGGAAGCTAACTCCTGCAGAGAAAcgtgagaagaaagagaggaagctaTTTGATGATCCAACAACGGTTGAGACACTTGTGTCGGTGTACAAGATCAAGAAGCTATCGCATCCTAAAACAAGATTTAAAGTGGAGATGAATGCAAGAGACAACAGACTAACAGGGTGTAGTGTGATGACGGAGGGAATGAGTGTTGTTGTGGTTGAGGGCAAAAGCAAAGCGATAAATAGATATGGGAAGCTGATGCTGAGGCGAATAAACTGGGAAGAGgcagagaagaaggaagagaaggatgacgaggaagaagaggcgAATGGGGAAAACAAATGTTGGTTGGTTTGGCAAGGAAGCGTTGCGAAGCCGAGTTTTCATAGGTTTCATGTACAAGAATGCTTGACCGAATCATCTGCCAAGAAAATTTTCATAGATGCCGGTGTTGTTCACTACTGGGATCTCGCCGTCAATTACTCAGACGACTAA
- the LOC104757139 gene encoding probable 2-oxoglutarate-dependent dioxygenase AOP1, with the protein MSISSETQVPLSLPIIDFSSPDLKPETPEWDLVRSQVRKALEEYGCFEALFDGASMELRKAKLLEASKEVFDLPLETKQSTKTNIHYEGYLTLPVVPSQEGMGFYGVDNPNVVNDLTHKLWPQGNTFVSKNVQSFAEKLIELSLKVRTMTLESFGLEKYMEEHLNSANKHFQILKYKGLSDDDTESKIGFYPHIDRHFLTILSQNDDVDGLEIKTKDGKEWIKVKPSQAASFIVMAGASLHVLLNGGIFPPIHRVITTGKKDRYSAGLFTIPKEGVIINAPEEMVDDEHPRLYKPFDFWGFLKFSNLPNARKDITDLTTYCAL; encoded by the exons ATGTCGATCAGTTCGGAAACCCAAGTTCCCCTTTCGCTCCCGATCATCGACTTCTCCAGTCCAGATCTCAAACCGGAAACCCCCGAGTGGGACTTGGTGAGATCCCAAGTCAGAAAAGCCTTAGAAGAGTACGGATGTTTCGAGGCCTTGTTCGATGGAGCTTCCATGGAGCTACGGAAGGCTAAGTTGCTCGAGGCCTCCAAGGAGGTTTTCGATTTGCCATTGGAGACCAAACAGAGTACAAAGACAAACATACATTATGAAGGATACTTGACGCTTCCGGTTGTCCCTTCACAAGAGGGCATGGGCTTTTACGGTGTAGATAATCCTAATGTTGTTAATGACTTGACTCACAAGCTTTGGCCTCAAGGCAACACCTTCGTCAG CAAGAATGTTCAGTCGTTTGCGGAGAAGTTAATAGAATTAAGCTTGAAGGTGAGGACAATGACTCTGGAGAGTTTCGGACTCGAGAAATACATGGAGGAACATCTTAACTCAGCGAATAAGCACTTTCAGATACTTAAATACAAAGGACTTTCCGATGATGATACAGAGAGTAAGATAGGTTTTTACCCTCATATCGATAGGCATTTCCTGACAATACTCAGCCAGAACGATGACGTAGATGGCTTGGAGATCAAAACCAAAGATGGCAAAGAGTGGATCAAAGTTAAGCCATCTCAAGCTGCTTCTTTCATTGTTATGGCCGGAGCTTCTCTTCAT GTACTGTTGAATGGTGGGATATTTCCTCCGATTCACCGTGTGATTACAACCGGAAAGAAAGATCGGTATTCGGCTGGACTGTTCACGATTCCTAAAGAAGGAGTGATCATAAATGCGCCTGAGGAGATGGTAGATGATGAACATCCTCGTCTCTATAAGCCTTTTGATTTCTGGGGGTTCTTGAAATTCAGCAACCTGCCTAATGCCCGGAAAGACATAACTGATCTCACCACTTACTGTGCCCTTtaa